A single genomic interval of Balaenoptera musculus isolate JJ_BM4_2016_0621 chromosome 14, mBalMus1.pri.v3, whole genome shotgun sequence harbors:
- the TFIP11 gene encoding tuftelin-interacting protein 11 yields the protein MSLSHLYRDGEGQGHMDDEDERENFEITDWDLQNEFNPNRQRHWQTKEEATYGVWAERDSDEERPSFGGKRARDYSAPVNFISAGLKKGAAEEPELEGSDDEEKPVKQDEFPKDFGPKKLKTGGNFKPSQKGFAGGTKSFMDFGSWERHTKGIGQKLLQKMGYVPGRGLGKNAQGIINPIEAKQRKGKGAVGAYGSERTTQPLQDFPMADSEEEAEEEFQKELSQWRKDPSGSKKKPKYSYKTVEELKAKGRISKKLTAPQKELSQVKVIDMTGREQKVYYSYSQMSHKHSVPDDGLPLQAQQPPQPGKEARAPGFALPELEHNLQLLIDLTEQEIIQNDRQLQYERDMVVNLSHELEKMSEVLEHEERVISNLSKVLELVEECERRLQPGCGDPLTLDECARIFETLQDKYYEEYRMSDRVDLAVAIVYPLMKDYFKEWDPLKDCTYGTEIISKWKSLLENDQLLSHGGQDLSADAFHRLIWEVWMPFVRNIVTHWQPRNCDPMVDFLDSWVHIIPVWILDNILDQLVFPKLQKEVENWNPLTDTVPIHSWVHPWLPLMQARLEPLYSPIRSKLASALQKWHPSDSSAKLILQPWKDVFTPGSWEAFMVKNIVPKLGMCLGELVINPHQQHMDAFYWVIDWEGMISVSSLVGLLEKHFFPKWLQVLCSWLSNSPNYEEITKWYLGWKSMFSDQVLAHPSVKDKFNEALDIMNRAVSSNVGAYMQPGARENIAYLTHTERRKDFQYEAMQERREAENMAQRGIGVAASSVPMNFKDLIETKAEEHNIVFMPVIGKRHEGKQLYTFGRIVIYIDRGVVFVQGEKTWVPTSLQSLIDMAK from the exons GGCCCGCGACTACTCGGCGCCAGTCAACTTCATCAGCGCGGGGCTCAAGAAAGGGGCGGCAGAAGAGCCGGAGCTGGAAGGCTCCGACGATGAGGAGAAACCTGTGAAGCAGGATGAATTTCCTAAGGATTTCGGACCAAAGAAGTTAAAAACG gGTGGCAATTTTAAACCCAGCCAGAAAGGTTTTGCAGGAGGCACCAAGTCTTTCATGGATTTTGGCAGCTGGGAAAGACACACAAAAGGAATTGGACAGAAGCTTCTTCAGAAGATGGGCTATGTCCCTGGAAGAGGCCTCGGGAAGAATGCGCAAG GTATCATCAACCCAATCGAAGCCAagcagagaaaggggaagggCGCTGTGGGGGCATACGGCTCGGAGCGCACCACTCAGCCCCTGCAAGACTTCCCCATGGCTGACTCTGAAGAAGAAGCCGAGGAG GAATTTCAGAAGGAGCTGAGCCAGTGGAGGAAAGACCCCAGCGGAAGCAAGAAGAAGCCCAAATACTCTTACAAGACAGTTGAAGAGTTGAAAGCCAAGGGCAGGATTAGCAAGAAGCTCACTGCTCCCCAGAAGGAGCTTTCTCAGGTCAAG GTCATAGACATGACGGGCCGGGAGCAGAAGGTCTACTACAGCTACAGCCAGATGAGCCACAAGCACAGCGTCCCCGACGACGGGCTCCCGCTGCAGGCACAGCAGCCGCCCCAGCCCGGCAAGGAGGCCAGGGCCCCCGGCTTCGCGCTGCCCGAGCTGGAGCACAACCTGCAGCTGCTCATCGACCTCACGGAGCAGGAGATCATCCAGAACGACCGGCAGCTGCAGTACGAGCGAGACATGGTGGTCAACCTGTCCCACGAGCTGGAGAAGATGTCGGAGGTCCTGGAGCACGAGGAGCGGGTCATCTCCAACCTGAGCAAGGTCCTGGAGCTCGTGGAGGAGTGCGAGCGGCGCCTGCAGCCCGGCTGCGGTGACCCCCTCACCCTGGACGAGTGCGCCCGCATCTTCGAGACGCTGCAGGACAAGTACTACGAGGAGTACAGGATGTCCGACCGCGTGGACCTGGCCGTGGCCATCGTCTACCCGCTCATGAAGGACTACTTCAAGGAGTGGGACCCCCTCAAG GACTGTACGTACGGCACCGAGATCATCTCCAAGTGGAAAAGCCTCCTGGAGAACGACCAGCTGTTGTCCCACGGCGGGCAGGACCTCTCGGCAGATGCCTTCCACAG GCTGATATGGGAAGTCTGGATGCCATTTGTTCGAAATATCGTCACTCACTGGCAGCCGAGGAACTGTGACCCGATGGTGGACTTCCTGGATAGCTGGGTGCACATCATTCCCGTGTGGATCTTGGATAACATCCTGGACCAGCTCGTCTTCCCCAAGCTGCAGAAGGAG GTGGAAAACTGGAACCCGCTGACAGACACCGTCCCCATCCACTCGTGGGTCCACCCGTGGCTGCCGCTCATGCAGGCGCGCCTGGAGCCGCTCTACTCCCCCATCCGCAGCAAGCTGGCCAGCGCCCTGCAGAAGTGGCACCCCAGCGACTCCTCGGCCAAGCTCATCCTCCAGCCCTGGAAAGATGTCTTCACCCCCGGCTCCTGGGAAGCATTCATGGTCAAGAACATAGTGCCCAAGCTGG GGATGTGCCTCGGGGAGTTGGTCATCAACCCCCACCAGCAGCACATGGATGCTTTTTATTGGGTCATCGACTGGGAAGGGATGATCTCTGTCTCCAGCCTGGTGGGGCTTCTTGAAAAGCACTTCTTCCCCAAGTGGCTTCAG GTGCTGTGCTCCTGGCTCAGTAACAGCCCAAATTACGAGGAGATCACCAAGTGGTACCTGGGTTGGAAGTCCATGTTCTCAGACCAAGTGCTGGCGCACCCATCCGTCAAGGACAAATTTAACGAGGCACTTGATATCATGAACAGGGCGGTGTCCTCCAATGTCG GCGCCTACATGCAGCCCGGAGCACGGGAGAACATCGCCTACCTCACCCACACGGAGCGCAGGAAGGATTTCCAGTACGAGGCCATGCAGGAGCGACGGGAGGCTGAGAACATGGCCCAGAGAGGCATCGGCGTGGCTGCCAGCTCCGTGCCCATGAACTTCAAAGACCTCATTGAGACCAAGGCTGAGGAGCACAACATCGTCTTCATGCCCGTCATCGGGAAGCGACACGAAGGAAAGCAGCTGTACACCTTCGGCCGCATCGTCATCTACATCGATCGGGGCGTGGTGTTCGTGCAGGGGGAGAAGACCTGGGTGCCCACCTCCCTGCAGAGCCTGATTGACATGGCCAAGTAG